From a region of the Enterobacter cancerogenus genome:
- a CDS encoding YgdI/YgdR family lipoprotein, whose amino-acid sequence MKKVVAIMSLAFITLSIAGCSSDYVLQKKNGEMIITHGKPEVDDDNGLITYEDVAGNEHAINRDQIVQMIEK is encoded by the coding sequence ATGAAAAAAGTTGTCGCAATTATGAGTCTGGCATTTATCACCCTCAGCATTGCAGGGTGTTCCAGCGATTATGTTTTACAGAAGAAAAACGGGGAGATGATTATCACCCACGGGAAACCCGAGGTAGATGATGACAACGGGTTAATTACCTATGAAGACGTTGCCGGTAATGAGCACGCTATTAACCGGGACCAGATTGTGCAGATGATTGAGAAATAA
- a CDS encoding LysR family transcriptional regulator, whose product MELRYLRYFVAVARERHFTKAANALGISQPPLSQQIKRLEEEVGTPLFRRLTRGVELTEAGEAFYEDACKILAMSDAALEKARGIARGLNGSLSIGITSSDAFHPKIFTLIRQYQVQNPAVTVHQVEANMASLMAMLAEGELDIAFVRLPCDSSKAFDLKILDREPMVVALHRAHPLADRDALALEALRDTPVILFPQEVAPGLYDRVYNYCARAGINMHTTLQASQLSSSLSMVAAGGGFALVPQSMAAISPPDVTYHALTTPDLFTDIAICWRRFERSRTVKRFLAMLSAA is encoded by the coding sequence ATGGAACTTCGATATCTGCGCTATTTCGTCGCGGTTGCACGCGAGCGACACTTCACCAAAGCGGCCAACGCGCTGGGCATTTCGCAGCCTCCGCTGAGTCAGCAGATCAAGCGGCTGGAGGAGGAAGTGGGCACCCCGCTGTTCCGGCGGCTCACGCGCGGCGTTGAGCTGACCGAAGCGGGGGAAGCCTTCTACGAGGACGCCTGTAAAATTCTGGCGATGAGCGACGCCGCGCTGGAAAAAGCACGGGGGATCGCACGCGGGCTGAACGGCAGCCTGTCGATTGGCATCACCAGTTCAGATGCCTTTCACCCCAAAATCTTCACCCTGATCCGCCAGTATCAGGTGCAGAACCCGGCGGTAACGGTTCACCAGGTGGAAGCCAATATGGCATCGCTGATGGCGATGCTGGCGGAGGGGGAGCTGGATATCGCCTTCGTGCGTCTTCCGTGCGACAGCAGCAAGGCGTTTGACCTGAAAATCCTCGATCGGGAGCCGATGGTGGTGGCGCTGCATCGCGCCCATCCGCTGGCAGACCGTGATGCGCTGGCGCTGGAGGCGTTGCGGGACACGCCGGTGATTCTGTTTCCGCAGGAGGTCGCGCCGGGGCTGTACGACCGGGTTTACAACTACTGCGCACGCGCGGGCATCAATATGCACACCACGTTGCAGGCCTCGCAGCTCTCTTCTTCCCTGAGTATGGTTGCGGCAGGCGGCGGATTCGCGCTGGTGCCACAGTCAATGGCGGCAATTTCTCCGCCGGATGTGACCTATCACGCGCTGACCACCCCCGACCTGTTTACCGATATCGCCATCTGCTGGCGGCGGTTTGAACGTTCCCGCACGGTAAAACGATTTCTGGCGATGCTGAGCGCGGCGTAA
- a CDS encoding glycyl-radical enzyme activating protein — protein MKLSAEPRNGTSEQVTGWITHIQRFSLHDGPGIRSIVFFKGCQMRCAWCANPEGLHPDREIFFHAERCLHCGQCAQLCPTGLHSWQDGLHSLNRDRSCTGCGLCEERCPAAALNVVGEPLSVETVFDRVMADEIWFRQSGGGVTLSGGEVATQPDFAQALIARLKAEDIHTTIETAGYASWRALHQVTSGCDLILYDLKSADDALHQRFTGVSNKIIVRNLVRLIDEGRKIIIRIPVIPDFNDAPESAEQLLTLIYSLIHGRDNVLGVELLPYHRFGTGKYTLLNREYAWNCYSANLDNVLRIAQHIGLPVRVSGTLAG, from the coding sequence ATGAAATTATCAGCCGAACCACGCAACGGCACTTCTGAACAGGTCACCGGCTGGATCACCCACATTCAGCGGTTTTCATTACATGACGGGCCGGGGATCCGCAGTATCGTCTTTTTCAAGGGGTGCCAGATGCGCTGCGCCTGGTGTGCAAATCCCGAAGGGCTTCACCCCGATCGGGAGATCTTTTTCCATGCCGAACGCTGCCTGCACTGCGGACAATGCGCGCAGCTGTGCCCGACAGGGCTGCACAGCTGGCAGGACGGGCTGCACAGCCTGAACCGCGACCGCAGTTGCACGGGCTGTGGGCTGTGCGAAGAACGCTGCCCCGCCGCCGCCCTCAACGTGGTTGGCGAACCGCTCAGCGTTGAAACGGTGTTCGACCGGGTGATGGCTGATGAGATCTGGTTTCGGCAGTCTGGCGGGGGCGTAACGCTGAGCGGCGGCGAAGTGGCTACCCAGCCGGATTTTGCCCAGGCGCTGATCGCCCGGCTCAAGGCCGAAGATATTCACACCACGATTGAAACGGCGGGTTATGCCTCCTGGCGTGCGCTCCATCAGGTCACGTCGGGCTGCGATCTTATTCTGTACGATCTTAAAAGCGCGGATGACGCGCTTCACCAGCGCTTTACCGGTGTCAGCAATAAAATCATCGTGCGCAATCTGGTCCGACTCATTGACGAGGGGCGCAAGATAATTATTCGTATCCCGGTCATCCCCGATTTTAATGACGCGCCGGAATCAGCAGAGCAATTATTGACACTTATTTATTCTTTAATCCACGGACGGGACAACGTACTGGGCGTTGAATTATTGCCTTACCATCGCTTTGGGACAGGGAAATACACATTACTCAACAGGGAATACGCGTGGAATTGTTATTCCGCAAATCTGGATAACGTCCTGCGCATTGCTCAACATATCGGCCTGCCCGTACGGGTATCAGGTACGCTGGCCGGATAA
- a CDS encoding DUF4142 domain-containing protein — MQKCKTVKGLLVASTVAAMFSTFGAYAQTTSAAQSDASAQTSSTGSMGKLSSGDEKALKDMAQANINEVAAAKIALDKAQSSEVKAFAQKMVDDHGSALEKVETVAKQKGVTLPTEPDASHKAMADKLEKENGSAFDKMYMENAGTKDHKMVLSKLQSDAKNIKDPDVKALADAHTPVVEQHLESAEKMKLSADK, encoded by the coding sequence ATGCAAAAGTGTAAAACCGTAAAAGGGCTGCTCGTTGCCTCAACTGTAGCCGCGATGTTCAGCACTTTCGGCGCGTATGCCCAGACAACGAGCGCCGCGCAGAGTGACGCCTCCGCCCAGACCAGCTCAACGGGATCGATGGGTAAGCTCAGTTCCGGCGACGAAAAAGCGCTCAAGGACATGGCGCAGGCCAATATCAATGAGGTCGCCGCGGCCAAAATCGCGCTGGACAAGGCCCAGAGCAGCGAGGTGAAAGCCTTCGCGCAGAAGATGGTTGACGATCACGGCAGCGCGCTGGAAAAAGTAGAGACAGTCGCTAAACAAAAAGGCGTCACCCTGCCAACCGAGCCAGATGCCAGCCACAAGGCGATGGCCGACAAGCTGGAAAAAGAGAACGGCAGCGCCTTTGACAAAATGTATATGGAAAACGCCGGTACTAAAGATCACAAGATGGTGCTGTCAAAACTGCAGAGCGACGCCAAAAATATCAAGGACCCGGACGTGAAGGCTCTGGCCGACGCGCACACTCCGGTTGTTGAGCAGCATCTCGAGTCTGCAGAAAAGATGAAGTTGTCCGCAGATAAGTAA
- the alsS gene encoding acetolactate synthase AlsS has translation MIVAQLEAQGVKQVFGIPGAKIDKVFDSLLDSSIEIIPVRHEANAAFMAAAVGRLTGKAGVALVTSGPGCSNLITGIATANSEGDPVVALGGAVKRADKAKLVHQSMDTVGMFSPVTKYAVEVNSSEAIAEVVSNAFRAAEQGRPGGAFVSLPQDIVDQPVTGAILPASTAALMGPAPASAINDVAKRIQSAKNPVILLGLMASQPANSAALHKLLEKSRIPVTSTYQAAGAVNQEHFTRFAGRVGLFNNQAGDRLLHLADLIICIGYSPVEYEPSMWNRGDATLVHIDVLPAYEERNYVPDLELVGDIAETLNLLASRIDRKLELSPRATEILVDRQHQRDLLDRRGASLNQFALHPLRIVRAMQDIVNNDVTLTVDMGSFHIWIARYLYSFRARQVMISNGQQTMGVALPWAIGAWLVNPGRKVVSVSGDGGFLQSSMELETAVRLNANVLHIIWVDNAYNMVAIQEEKKYQRLSGVEFGPVDFKAYADAFGAKGFAVESADALEPTLRAAMDVEGPAVVAIPVDYSDNPLLMGQLHLSQIL, from the coding sequence ATGATTGTCGCCCAGCTGGAAGCGCAGGGCGTGAAGCAGGTTTTCGGCATCCCAGGCGCAAAAATCGACAAGGTTTTTGATTCTCTGCTCGACTCCTCCATTGAGATCATCCCCGTTCGTCATGAGGCAAACGCGGCGTTTATGGCCGCGGCGGTCGGGCGTCTCACCGGCAAGGCCGGGGTGGCGCTGGTCACCTCCGGGCCGGGCTGTTCGAACCTGATCACCGGTATTGCCACCGCGAATAGCGAAGGCGACCCGGTGGTGGCGCTGGGCGGGGCGGTGAAGCGTGCGGACAAAGCGAAGCTGGTGCACCAGAGCATGGACACCGTCGGCATGTTCAGCCCGGTCACGAAATATGCCGTTGAGGTGAACTCGTCCGAAGCCATTGCCGAAGTGGTCTCAAACGCCTTCCGCGCCGCCGAGCAGGGCAGGCCGGGTGGGGCGTTCGTCAGCCTGCCGCAGGATATTGTCGATCAGCCCGTTACCGGGGCGATTTTACCTGCCAGCACCGCCGCGCTGATGGGGCCGGCACCGGCGTCTGCCATTAACGACGTGGCGAAGCGTATTCAGAGCGCCAAAAATCCGGTGATCTTGCTGGGCCTGATGGCCAGCCAGCCCGCCAACAGCGCCGCGCTGCATAAGCTGCTTGAGAAAAGTCGTATCCCGGTCACCAGCACCTATCAGGCCGCCGGGGCGGTAAATCAGGAGCACTTCACTCGCTTCGCGGGCCGCGTGGGTCTGTTTAATAACCAGGCGGGCGACCGGCTGCTGCATCTGGCGGATCTGATCATCTGCATCGGCTACAGCCCGGTGGAATACGAGCCGTCGATGTGGAACCGCGGCGACGCGACCCTGGTGCACATTGACGTGCTGCCTGCCTATGAAGAGCGCAACTACGTGCCCGACCTCGAACTGGTGGGGGATATCGCCGAAACGCTAAACCTGCTGGCCAGCCGCATCGATCGCAAGCTGGAACTCAGCCCGCGCGCGACCGAGATCCTCGTCGATCGCCAGCATCAGCGCGATCTCCTCGACCGCCGCGGCGCGTCGCTCAACCAGTTTGCCCTCCATCCGCTGCGCATCGTGCGTGCGATGCAGGACATCGTGAATAATGACGTGACGCTCACCGTTGATATGGGCAGCTTCCACATCTGGATCGCCCGCTATCTCTACAGCTTCCGGGCACGTCAGGTGATGATCTCCAACGGCCAGCAGACCATGGGGGTGGCGCTGCCGTGGGCGATTGGCGCCTGGCTGGTCAACCCGGGCCGCAAGGTTGTTTCCGTCTCCGGCGACGGCGGGTTCCTGCAGTCGAGCATGGAGCTGGAAACCGCCGTGCGCCTCAACGCCAACGTGCTGCACATCATCTGGGTGGATAACGCCTACAACATGGTGGCGATCCAGGAAGAGAAAAAATACCAGCGGCTTTCCGGCGTCGAGTTCGGCCCGGTCGATTTTAAAGCCTACGCCGACGCCTTTGGCGCGAAGGGCTTCGCCGTGGAGAGCGCCGACGCGCTGGAGCCGACGCTGCGTGCAGCAATGGATGTCGAGGGGCCAGCCGTGGTGGCGATCCCCGTCGACTATAGCGATAACCCGCTGCTGATGGGCCAGCTCCATCTCAGCCAGATTTTGTGA
- a CDS encoding GNAT family N-acetyltransferase, whose product MPEINQYGQTVNDIVPDWKCARALTRTPLVGQYCRLEPLDVDRHAADLFEAYALGDESDWTWLASTLPASVEATAHWILGKVLDDDLVPFAVIDLHTGRAVGLVSYMAIERMQGSVEIGHVTWSRKMKGTRIGTETVWLLLKNAFEHRYRRLEWKCDSMNTASRHAAERLGFVWEGRLRQKLVRKGRNRDSDMLSIIDREWPSRDAALRAWLAAENFDAHGRQRQKLEAFR is encoded by the coding sequence GTGCCCGAAATCAATCAATATGGTCAAACCGTTAACGATATCGTCCCCGACTGGAAATGTGCGCGGGCGCTAACCCGCACGCCGCTGGTGGGCCAGTATTGTCGCCTGGAGCCGCTGGATGTAGACCGCCACGCGGCGGATCTGTTTGAGGCCTACGCGCTGGGTGATGAAAGCGACTGGACGTGGCTTGCCAGCACCCTGCCTGCCAGCGTGGAGGCCACCGCCCACTGGATCCTCGGTAAAGTGCTGGATGACGACCTGGTGCCTTTTGCCGTCATTGATTTACACACCGGGCGCGCGGTGGGGCTGGTGAGCTATATGGCGATTGAGCGGATGCAGGGGTCGGTGGAGATCGGCCACGTCACCTGGTCGCGCAAGATGAAAGGCACCCGCATCGGCACTGAGACGGTATGGCTGCTACTGAAAAACGCCTTCGAACACCGCTACCGACGGCTGGAGTGGAAGTGTGATTCGATGAATACCGCCTCGCGCCATGCGGCTGAACGGCTGGGCTTCGTCTGGGAAGGGAGACTGCGCCAGAAGCTGGTGCGCAAAGGACGCAACCGCGACAGCGATATGCTTTCGATCATTGACCGCGAATGGCCGTCGCGTGACGCGGCACTGCGCGCGTGGCTGGCGGCCGAGAATTTTGACGCGCACGGGCGGCAGCGTCAAAAGCTGGAGGCGTTTCGCTAG
- the cutC gene encoding choline trimethylamine-lyase, with protein MKIDALSLRVRQLRDNYLQAKPFVSARRAISVTRVYKENPGMDNTLLRALAFRRACENAPLYVADNELIVSHPAGGARGGEISPEISWRWVADELDTLPQRAQDPYQIDDETKRLLREEVFPYWEGRSLDEMAQTQLQVLGLWEWCHDDGICDVTIKTQNGGGDSCPGYDNILLTKGIKGIREEAAARLAAVDPASPEGAEAFNFYTAMLHTCDGVLTYAHRYAARLSELAETEGDPLRQDELRHLADICRRVPEQPPRHFHDALQAIWFVHSLFTLEENQTGISLGRVDQYLWPLLERDLNDGVLTHAQAEELLCCWLIKMAETLWICSESTAMYFAGYQPFINLVVGGQKREGGDATNPLTLMIMDCSAQLKIYQPGLAVRIHNQSPQPFMRKVVDVVRSGMGFPACHFDDAHIRMMLHKGFSYEDARDYCLMGCVEPQKAGKMYQWTSVGYTTFTAAIELALRNGRSSAGKPCGPATGEVSAFSCYDDVERAVRTQLSAIVRKAAQATLIVQKLHADYARKPLMSSLIDGCMATAKDVTQGGAVLNAGPGLIWTGLADCVNSLMAIRTLVFETQRFTLQQVVDALEHNFVGHDDILTACLRAPKYGNDIRAVDEIARELVRFLEQEHRQYRMLYAPFAFGTLSISNNTPFGLITGALPSGRLAGKPLADGISPSQQTDYLGPTAIINSVSRINVEEMDIGMVHNIKLMYGMLETPEGQNSLIHLLRTASILGNAQLQFSYVDDDTLRQAQQNPGDYRNLMIRVAGYSAFFVELSKEVQDEIISRTTQRHF; from the coding sequence ATGAAAATCGATGCGCTTTCACTTCGGGTGCGCCAGCTTCGCGATAACTACCTGCAGGCCAAACCCTTTGTCTCTGCCCGGCGGGCGATCAGCGTGACCCGGGTTTATAAAGAAAACCCGGGCATGGATAACACGCTCCTCCGGGCGCTGGCTTTTCGCCGCGCCTGTGAGAATGCGCCCCTGTATGTGGCCGACAATGAACTGATCGTGAGCCATCCGGCCGGAGGGGCACGCGGCGGCGAGATATCGCCGGAAATCAGCTGGCGCTGGGTCGCCGACGAGCTGGATACCCTCCCGCAGCGGGCGCAGGATCCGTATCAGATTGATGACGAAACAAAGCGCCTGCTTCGCGAAGAGGTGTTCCCCTACTGGGAAGGCCGCTCGCTGGATGAGATGGCGCAAACGCAGCTACAGGTTCTGGGGCTGTGGGAGTGGTGTCACGACGACGGCATTTGCGATGTGACCATCAAGACGCAAAACGGCGGAGGTGACTCCTGCCCCGGGTACGACAATATCCTGCTCACTAAAGGGATAAAAGGGATCCGTGAAGAGGCGGCAGCCCGGCTTGCCGCGGTTGATCCGGCGTCACCGGAAGGCGCAGAGGCGTTCAACTTTTACACGGCGATGCTGCACACCTGCGATGGCGTGCTGACCTATGCCCACCGTTACGCGGCCCGGCTGAGCGAGCTGGCTGAAACCGAAGGCGACCCGCTTCGCCAGGACGAGCTGCGGCATCTGGCGGACATCTGCCGTCGCGTACCGGAACAGCCGCCGCGCCATTTTCACGATGCATTGCAGGCTATCTGGTTCGTCCATTCTCTTTTTACCCTGGAAGAAAACCAAACCGGTATCTCCCTGGGCCGCGTCGATCAATACCTCTGGCCGTTGCTGGAGCGGGATCTTAATGACGGCGTACTGACGCACGCGCAGGCAGAAGAGCTGCTCTGTTGCTGGCTGATCAAGATGGCGGAGACCCTGTGGATTTGCAGTGAATCTACGGCGATGTATTTCGCCGGCTATCAGCCGTTTATCAACCTCGTGGTCGGGGGCCAGAAGCGTGAGGGCGGCGATGCCACCAATCCGCTGACCCTGATGATCATGGACTGCTCGGCGCAGTTAAAAATCTATCAGCCCGGCCTGGCCGTGCGGATCCACAACCAGTCGCCTCAGCCCTTTATGCGCAAGGTGGTCGATGTGGTGCGCAGCGGAATGGGTTTCCCGGCCTGCCATTTCGACGATGCGCATATCCGGATGATGTTGCACAAAGGCTTCAGCTATGAGGATGCCCGCGACTACTGCCTGATGGGCTGCGTTGAGCCACAGAAGGCAGGCAAAATGTATCAGTGGACGTCGGTGGGTTACACCACCTTCACCGCCGCCATCGAACTGGCGCTGCGTAACGGGCGATCGTCAGCCGGTAAACCCTGTGGTCCGGCAACGGGTGAGGTGTCCGCGTTCAGCTGCTATGACGACGTGGAGCGTGCCGTTCGCACGCAACTCTCCGCCATCGTCAGGAAAGCCGCGCAGGCCACGCTGATTGTGCAAAAGCTGCATGCCGATTACGCCCGAAAACCGCTGATGTCGAGCCTGATCGACGGCTGCATGGCGACAGCCAAAGACGTCACCCAGGGCGGCGCGGTGCTCAACGCCGGGCCGGGGCTGATCTGGACCGGGCTGGCAGACTGCGTTAACTCACTGATGGCCATCAGGACACTGGTTTTTGAGACCCAACGCTTTACGCTGCAGCAGGTGGTGGACGCGCTCGAACACAACTTTGTCGGCCACGACGACATTCTGACCGCCTGCCTGCGGGCGCCCAAATACGGTAATGACATTCGCGCGGTGGATGAGATCGCCCGCGAGCTGGTGCGTTTCCTGGAGCAGGAGCACCGTCAGTACCGGATGCTGTATGCGCCTTTTGCCTTCGGCACGCTTTCTATCTCGAATAACACGCCGTTTGGCCTTATCACCGGTGCGCTGCCTTCGGGCCGACTGGCGGGCAAGCCGCTGGCCGATGGGATCAGCCCCTCTCAACAGACGGATTATCTGGGGCCGACGGCCATCATCAACTCCGTCAGCCGGATCAACGTCGAGGAGATGGATATTGGCATGGTGCACAATATCAAGCTGATGTACGGCATGCTGGAAACCCCGGAGGGCCAGAACAGCCTCATCCACCTGCTGCGCACGGCCAGCATCCTCGGGAACGCCCAGCTGCAGTTCAGCTATGTGGACGACGACACCCTGCGCCAGGCCCAGCAGAACCCCGGCGACTATCGCAATCTGATGATTCGGGTGGCGGGGTACAGCGCCTTCTTTGTGGAGCTGAGTAAGGAGGTGCAGGATGAAATTATCAGCCGAACCACGCAACGGCACTTCTGA
- the budA gene encoding acetolactate decarboxylase, producing the protein MTHSSACDCEASLCETLRGFSAQHPDSVIYQTSLMSALLSGVYEGETTIADLLRHGDFGLGTFNELDGEMIAFSSQVYQLRADGSARAAKPEQKTPFAVMTWFQPQYRKVFDTPVSRQHIHDVIDQQIPSENLFCALRIDGNFRHAHTRTVPRQTPPYRAMTDVLDDQPVFRFNQRKGVLVGFRTPQHMQGINVAGYHEHFITDDRQGGGHLLDYQLENGVLTFGEIHKLMIDLPADSAFLQADLHPSNLDAAIRSVEN; encoded by the coding sequence ATGACTCATTCATCTGCCTGCGACTGTGAGGCCAGCCTGTGCGAAACCCTGCGAGGGTTCTCCGCGCAGCATCCTGACAGCGTGATCTATCAAACATCGCTCATGAGCGCCCTGTTGAGCGGCGTTTATGAAGGGGAGACCACAATAGCCGATCTGCTCCGGCACGGCGACTTTGGGTTAGGCACCTTTAACGAACTGGACGGTGAAATGATTGCCTTCAGCAGCCAGGTCTACCAACTGCGCGCCGACGGCAGCGCCCGGGCCGCGAAGCCCGAGCAAAAAACGCCGTTCGCGGTGATGACCTGGTTCCAGCCACAGTATCGTAAAGTCTTTGATACCCCCGTGAGCCGTCAGCACATTCACGACGTCATCGACCAGCAAATCCCCTCCGAAAACCTGTTTTGCGCCCTGCGTATCGACGGCAATTTTCGCCACGCGCACACCCGTACCGTGCCGCGCCAGACGCCGCCGTACCGCGCAATGACCGACGTGCTGGACGACCAGCCGGTGTTCCGCTTTAACCAGCGCAAAGGTGTGCTGGTCGGGTTCCGTACGCCGCAGCATATGCAGGGCATCAACGTGGCGGGCTATCACGAGCACTTTATCACCGACGACCGCCAGGGCGGCGGCCATCTGCTGGACTACCAGCTTGAAAACGGTGTGCTTACCTTCGGGGAGATCCACAAGCTGATGATTGACCTGCCCGCCGACAGCGCGTTTTTACAGGCCGACCTTCACCCCAGCAACCTTGATGCAGCGATCCGTTCCGTCGAAAACTAA
- a CDS encoding cold-shock protein — protein sequence MNGTITTWFKDKGFGFIKDENGDNRYFHVIKVANPDLIKKDAAVTFEPTTNNKGLSAYAVKVIPESKHLYIAGERVKLTSIKSFVVFSEEEPVETKIDKENAVLSVGLLMNSIKPKSDKKPGEMRSVKKLAITTFQNTTMIFTEDEIDIDATVKLLK from the coding sequence ATGAACGGTACAATCACCACGTGGTTTAAAGATAAAGGCTTTGGATTTATCAAAGATGAAAACGGCGACAACCGCTATTTTCACGTGATTAAGGTTGCCAACCCCGATCTGATCAAGAAAGACGCGGCGGTGACCTTCGAGCCGACCACCAACAACAAAGGCCTTTCCGCCTATGCGGTGAAGGTGATCCCGGAAAGCAAACACCTCTATATCGCGGGCGAGCGCGTGAAGCTCACCTCGATCAAATCTTTCGTGGTGTTCAGCGAAGAAGAGCCGGTTGAGACCAAAATCGACAAAGAGAATGCGGTGCTGTCGGTAGGGCTGCTGATGAACAGCATCAAACCGAAATCCGACAAAAAACCGGGCGAGATGCGTTCGGTGAAGAAGCTGGCGATCACCACCTTCCAGAACACGACAATGATTTTCACCGAAGATGAAATTGACATCGACGCCACGGTGAAACTGCTGAAGTAA
- a CDS encoding (S)-acetoin forming diacetyl reductase, translating to MQKVALVTGSGQGIGKAIALRLVKDGFAVAIADYNEETAKAVAEEIVRSGGKAVAVKVDVSNREQVFAAVEKARTALGGFNVIVNNAGVAPSTPIESITPDIVDKVYNINVKGVIWGIQAAIDAFRKEGHGGKIINACSQAGHTGNPELAVYSSSKFAVRGLTQTAARDLAPLGITVNAYCPGIVKTPMWAEIDRQVSEAAGKPLGYGTETFAKRITLGRLSEPEDVAACVSYLAGPDSDYMTGQSLLIDGGMVFN from the coding sequence ATGCAAAAAGTGGCTCTCGTCACCGGCTCCGGCCAGGGGATCGGTAAAGCAATCGCGCTTCGTCTGGTGAAAGACGGTTTTGCCGTTGCCATTGCGGATTATAACGAAGAGACGGCGAAAGCCGTCGCCGAAGAGATTGTCCGCAGCGGCGGGAAAGCCGTCGCCGTGAAGGTGGACGTGTCGAACCGCGAGCAGGTCTTTGCGGCGGTGGAAAAAGCGCGTACCGCCCTGGGTGGATTCAACGTTATCGTTAACAATGCGGGCGTGGCACCCTCGACGCCGATTGAGTCCATCACGCCGGATATTGTCGACAAGGTTTACAACATCAACGTGAAAGGGGTGATCTGGGGCATCCAGGCCGCGATTGACGCGTTTCGCAAAGAGGGGCATGGCGGCAAAATTATCAACGCATGCTCGCAGGCGGGCCACACCGGGAACCCTGAGCTGGCGGTCTACAGCTCCAGCAAGTTCGCAGTGCGTGGGCTGACCCAGACCGCCGCGCGGGACCTCGCGCCGCTCGGGATCACCGTTAACGCCTACTGCCCCGGTATCGTCAAAACGCCAATGTGGGCCGAAATCGACCGTCAGGTTTCCGAGGCGGCGGGTAAACCGCTCGGCTACGGAACGGAAACCTTCGCCAAACGCATCACCCTTGGCAGGCTTTCCGAGCCGGAAGACGTGGCGGCCTGTGTCTCCTACCTCGCCGGGCCGGATTCCGACTACATGACCGGCCAGTCGCTGCTGATTGACGGCGGGATGGTCTTTAACTAA